One stretch of Nicotiana tabacum cultivar K326 chromosome 18, ASM71507v2, whole genome shotgun sequence DNA includes these proteins:
- the LOC142172713 gene encoding uncharacterized protein LOC142172713 — protein sequence MALYVPGTNRQTIHLPVIEHTARGCHSQSTIKQSNAPVYINWSFPPSGFIKINTDDSFIPNSGLAGFGGVARDDKGRWIGGFYDRLSKKATSSLTLELWAIHGGLTLAKNYNLKKVIIETDSYDALMLLSVRNDIKSHLDHMLLSVRNDVKSHLDHYVIEEYRRLMSELQICLIHTLRQGNNCVYYLSKLGRKQNQELVILHHPPLSMHQLLWPDMAHIAYARNPKHAM from the coding sequence TGGCACTGTATGTGCCTGGTACTAATAGGCAAACTATTCATTTACCTGTTATTGAACACACAGCTCGGGGTTGCCATTCTCAGTCAACAATCAAACAGAGCAATGCACCCGTCTATATCAATTGGTCTTTCCCTCCTTCGGGATTTATCAAGATTAATACGGATGACAGTTTTATACCCAATTCGGGATTAGCGGGATTTGGAGGTGTTGCACGAGACGACAAAGGAAGGTGGATAGGCGGATTCTACGACAGACTTAGTAAGAAAGCAACATCTAGCCTTACTCTGGAATTATGGGCTATACATGGTGGTCTAACCCTAGCTAAAAATTACAACTTAAAGAAGGTTATAATTGAAACTGACTCATATGATGCCCTAATGTTGCTAAGTGTGAGAAATGATATCAAAAGTCACCTTGATCACATGTTGCTAAGTGTGAGAAATGATGTCAAAAGTCACCTTGATCATTATGTGATAGAAGAATATAGGCGCCTCATGTCTGAACTTCAAATTTGTCTAATTCatactttgagacaaggtaacaATTGCGTCTATTACTTATCGAAGTTGGGAAGAAAGCAAAACCAAGAATTGGTAATATTACACCATCCACCGCTTTCCATGCATCAACTGCTTTGGCCAGACATGGCTCACATAGCATATGCTAGGAACCCTAAACATGCAAtgtaa